In the genome of Streptomyces collinus, one region contains:
- a CDS encoding endo-1,4-beta-xylanase, which produces MRSLRSGLRTSLSAGVVLAGSLLLPAPAAHAADTPLRDLAAAKGKVMGTAVTGSKLTGTYGETAGREFNWLTPGNAMKWGSVEPSRGTYNWAEADGIVDFAETHGQQVRGHTLLWHQQNPGWLTSGSWTRDQLGAIVQDHIATEVGRYKGRVAAWDVVNEPFNEDGTYRPTLFHTTLGQDYIAQALTWARAADPGAKLYINDYNVEGVNAKSTALYNLVKSLKERGVPIDGVGLQAHLIVGQVPSTLQQNIQRFADLGVDVAITELDIRMQLPATQAKLTQQAADYKAVTNACVAVARCTGVTVWGFTDSDSWIPDTFPGQGAATPYDENYRPKPAYHAIAEALGGTTTPPPTGACTAVYSVTSQWSTGYTGQVRIACSGASLSSWQATWTFGAGQRITQAWNANCTQSGTAVSCANAPYNGSVPDGGSVTFGFNGSWSGSNPVPVVTLG; this is translated from the coding sequence ATGAGATCCCTGAGATCGGGCTTACGGACATCCCTGTCGGCCGGAGTCGTCCTGGCCGGCTCCCTGCTGCTCCCGGCCCCCGCGGCGCACGCCGCCGACACACCCCTGCGCGACCTCGCCGCTGCCAAGGGCAAGGTCATGGGCACGGCGGTCACCGGCTCCAAGCTCACCGGCACCTACGGCGAGACCGCCGGGCGCGAGTTCAACTGGCTCACCCCGGGCAACGCCATGAAGTGGGGCTCGGTCGAGCCGAGCCGCGGCACCTACAACTGGGCCGAGGCCGACGGGATCGTCGACTTCGCGGAGACGCATGGCCAGCAGGTGCGCGGGCACACCCTGCTCTGGCACCAGCAGAACCCGGGCTGGCTGACGAGCGGCAGCTGGACCCGGGACCAGCTCGGCGCGATCGTCCAGGACCACATCGCCACCGAGGTCGGCCGCTACAAGGGCCGCGTGGCCGCCTGGGACGTCGTCAACGAGCCCTTCAACGAGGACGGCACCTACCGCCCGACCCTCTTCCACACCACCCTCGGCCAGGACTACATCGCGCAGGCCCTCACCTGGGCCCGGGCCGCCGACCCGGGCGCGAAGCTGTACATCAACGACTACAACGTGGAGGGCGTCAACGCGAAGAGCACCGCCCTGTACAACCTGGTCAAGTCCCTGAAGGAGCGCGGGGTTCCGATCGACGGGGTCGGGCTGCAGGCCCATCTCATCGTCGGCCAGGTGCCCTCGACGCTCCAGCAGAACATCCAGCGCTTCGCCGACCTGGGCGTCGACGTGGCCATCACGGAGCTGGACATCCGGATGCAGCTCCCGGCGACGCAGGCGAAGCTGACCCAGCAGGCCGCCGACTACAAGGCCGTCACGAACGCGTGTGTCGCGGTCGCTCGCTGCACCGGCGTCACGGTCTGGGGCTTCACCGACTCCGACTCCTGGATCCCGGACACCTTCCCCGGCCAGGGAGCGGCGACGCCGTACGACGAGAACTACCGGCCGAAACCGGCGTACCACGCCATCGCGGAGGCCCTCGGCGGGACGACGACCCCGCCGCCGACGGGCGCCTGCACGGCCGTCTACAGCGTCACCAGCCAGTGGAGCACGGGCTACACGGGCCAGGTGCGGATCGCCTGCTCGGGCGCCTCGCTGTCGTCGTGGCAGGCGACCTGGACGTTCGGCGCCGGGCAGCGGATCACCCAGGCCTGGAACGCGAACTGCACGCAGTCGGGCACGGCGGTCAGTTGCGCCAACGCCCCGTACAACGGCTCCGTACCGGACGGCGGTTCGGTGACCTTCGGGTTCAACGGTTCGTGGAGCGGGAGCAATCCGGTGCCGGTCGTGACACTGGGATGA